One segment of Panicum virgatum strain AP13 chromosome 1K, P.virgatum_v5, whole genome shotgun sequence DNA contains the following:
- the LOC120655585 gene encoding cold-responsive protein kinase 1-like translates to MALLRGCLCRSEEDFRGLRNLENLRLFSYKEIRAATNNFDRSNKLGRGGFGTVYKGVWGDGTAFAAKVLCSESEQGIKEFLAEIESISEAKHANLVRLLGCCIQRKNRILIYEYLENNSLDHVLQGNGATRLTWSTRADICVGTAKGLSYLHEEHEPNIVHRDIKASNVLLDRDYRPKIGDFGLAKLFPDNVTHISTGVVGTCGYLAPEYFVHGQLTKKADVYSFGVLVLEIISGRRISQTIRSDMFLVREAWVLHQQGSLLDMVDARMEGYPEEEALRYLRVGLACTQAAPSSRPTMGQVVALLSRPVALHEHEAAMMRPRAPRGPGRPERTRANVGEGEVAAAAAARGGGAGRVLCLVHVQRGCSEVGSFLAASGTL, encoded by the exons ATGGCGCTGCTGAGGGGATGCCTCTGCAGATCCGAGGAAGACTTCAGAG GGCTTCGCAACTTGGAGAACCTCCGGTTGTTCTCGTACAAGGAGATCAGAGCGGCAACGAACAACTTCGACCGGAGTAACAAGCTGGGCCGAGGTGGCTTTGGAACTGTGTACAAG GGAGTATGGGGAGATGGCACCGCATTTGCTGCAAAGGTTTTGTGTTCTGAATCCGAGCAGGGGATCAAGGAATTCCTAGCTGAAATCGAGAGCATTTCTGAAGCCAAGCACGCGAACCTCGTCAGGCTGCTGGGCTGCTGCATCCAGAGGAAGAACAGAATCCTCATCTACGAATACCTCGAGAACAACAGCCTTGATCATGTGTTGCAGG GGAACGGAGCGACGCGCCTGACTTGGAGCACGAGGGCGGACATCTGCGTGGGCACTGCCAAGGGGCTGAGCTATCTGCACGAGGAGCACGAGCCGAACATCGTGCACAGAGACATCAAAGCCAGCAACGTCCTTCTCGACAGAGACTACAGGCCGAAAATCGGAGATTTTGGGCTGGCAAAGCTGTTTCCGGACAATGTTACGCACATCAGCACAGGCGTGGTCGGAACGTG CGGGTACTTGGCGCCTGAGTATTTTGTGCACGGGCAGCTGACCAAGAAGGccgacgtgtacagcttcggGGTGCTTGTCCTCGAGATCATCAGCGGGAGGAGGATCTCGCAGACGATCCGCTCAGACATGTTCCTGGTGCGAGAG GCGTGGGTGCTGCACCAGCAGGGCAGCCTGCTGGACATGGTGGACGCGCGCATGGAGGGCTacccggaggaggaggcgctgcGGTACCTCAGGGTGGGGCTGGCCTGCACGCAGGCGGCGCCCAGCAGCCGCCccaccatgggccaggtggtggCCCTCCTGTCGCGGCCCGT cgCGCTGCACGAGCACGAGGCGGCGATGATGCGCCCGCGAGCACCGCGCGGCCCCGGACGGCCCGAGCGCACTCGTGCAAACGTCGGCGAAGGcgaggtggccgccgccgccgccgcccgcggaggaggagccggcCGTGTGCTCTGCCTCGTTCACGTACAGCGAGGTTGCTCCGAGGTAGGCAGCTTCCTAGCTGCCTCAGGCACACTGTAG